In Achromobacter pestifer, the DNA window AAGTCTCCATCGTCACCAGCGCCGTCTTCAACCGGTGGCCGCCAGACTGCAAGGCTTCCTCCAGGCGGTTCAGGTCCATGGCGCCATCAGAACCGGGCACGCCCAGATAGAACGAGCCGGTGAACGTGGCCGCGCCGCGTTCGGACGTATACATATGGGCGGCCGACTCCAGCACCACCTGTTCATTGCGCTGCGTCTGCGCCAGCACAGCCAGCAGGTTGGCCATGGTGCAACTGGGCACGAACAGCCCGCCCTCCTTGCCCAGCTGCGCGGCCACATAAGCCTCGAGCTCGCGCACGGTGGGGTCGCCATCCAGGCCGTCATCGCCGATGGGCGCGGTGCGCATGCGTTCATACATGGCCGCGGTGGGATGGGTGACCGTGTCGCTGCGCAGGTCGACGGGTGCGCGGGCGGCGGCGGAAGAGGTCTGGGTCATGGCTATCAGTGCTGCAGGATTTTGGAAAGAAACTGGCGCGTGCGCGGCGCACGCTCCTCCACATCGCCGAAGAACTGCTCCTTGTCGCAGTCTTCCACGATCTTGCCGCCGTCCATGAAGATCACACGGTCGGCGACGCGGCGGGCGAATCCCATTTCATGGGTCACCACCATCATCGTCATGCCCTCGGCGGCCAGGTCGGTCATCACGTCCAGCACCTCGTTGACCATCTCCGGGTCCAGCGCCGAGGTCGGCTCGTCGAACAGCATGACCACCGGGTCCATCGACAGCGCGCGCGCAATCGCCACGCGCTGCTGCTGGCCGCCCGACAATTCGCCAGGATGCTTGTCCTTGTGCGCCGACAGGCCCACGCGCTCCAGCAGGGCCAGCGCACGCTGGCGGGCTTCGTCCTTGCCGCGCTTGAGCACCTTGAGCTGGCCCAGGCACAGGTTCTCCGTCACCGACAGGTGCGGGAACAGCTCGAAATGCTGGAACACCATGCCCGCGACCGCGCGCAGCTTGGGCAGGTTGGTGCGCGGATCGCCCACCGAAATGCCGTTGACGACGATCTCGCCCTTCTGGAAGGGCTCCAGCGCATTCACGGTCTTGATCAGCGTGGACTTGCCGGAACCCGACGGCCCGCACACCACCACGACCTCGCCGCGGCCCACGGTGGCGGAGCAATCGTCCAGCACCTGGAAGTCGCCATACCACTTGCTGACCTGCTTGATCGCTATCATCGGGGGCTTGGAAGAGAGTTGCATTGTTGAAACCTGTGGATAACTGGAAGGGCTGCGCTAGCGCAGCACTCGCGTGCGCTTTTC includes these proteins:
- a CDS encoding amino acid ABC transporter ATP-binding protein, with translation MIAIKQVSKWYGDFQVLDDCSATVGRGEVVVVCGPSGSGKSTLIKTVNALEPFQKGEIVVNGISVGDPRTNLPKLRAVAGMVFQHFELFPHLSVTENLCLGQLKVLKRGKDEARQRALALLERVGLSAHKDKHPGELSGGQQQRVAIARALSMDPVVMLFDEPTSALDPEMVNEVLDVMTDLAAEGMTMMVVTHEMGFARRVADRVIFMDGGKIVEDCDKEQFFGDVEERAPRTRQFLSKILQH